A region from the Manihot esculenta cultivar AM560-2 chromosome 13, M.esculenta_v8, whole genome shotgun sequence genome encodes:
- the LOC110628979 gene encoding uncharacterized membrane protein YuiD isoform X1 yields MDEVMTVTDAVSSGSMSQSSSYSSSSLLPSNLPLLSALLACALAQFLKLFTNWFKEKRWDSKRMLDSGGMPSSHSATVTALAMAIGLQEGTGSPTFAIAVVLACVVMYDASGVRLHAGRQAELLNQIVCEFPPEHPLSSVRPLRELLGHTPLQVVVGALVGCIVAYLMRNTD; encoded by the exons ATGGATGAGGTGATGACAGTAACAGATGCAGTATCATCTGGAAGCATGTCTCAATCATCATCATATTCATCTTCATCACTGTTGCCGAGCAACCTCCCTCTCCTATCTGCCCTCCTCGCCTGTGCTCTTGCTCAGTTCCTGAAGCTCTTCACAAACTG GTTTAAAGAAAAGAGATGGGATTCTAAAAGGATGCTTGATTCTGGTGGAATGCCCTCTTCTCATTCTGCTACTGTGACAGCTCTAGCAATGGCTATAGGTCTACAAGAAGGGACAGGATCACCAACTTTTGCAATTGCAGTCGTCCTGGCCTGTGTT GTGATGTATGACGCATCAGGGGTCAGACTTCATGCCGGTCGGCAAGCAGAA TTGCTGAATCAAATTGTTTGCGAGTTTCCTCCAGAACATCCATTATCCAGTGTTAGACCTTTGCGTGAATTACTTGGGCACACTCCGCTTCAG GTGGTTGTTGGAGCTTTGGTGGGATGCATTGTAGCTTACCTGATGAGAAACACGGACTAG
- the LOC110628979 gene encoding uncharacterized membrane protein YuiD isoform X2, which translates to MKYLVSTIVLHQMLRFKEKRWDSKRMLDSGGMPSSHSATVTALAMAIGLQEGTGSPTFAIAVVLACVVMYDASGVRLHAGRQAELLNQIVCEFPPEHPLSSVRPLRELLGHTPLQVVVGALVGCIVAYLMRNTD; encoded by the exons ATGAAGTATTTGGTTTCAACAATTGTTCTACATCAG ATGCTCAGGTTTAAAGAAAAGAGATGGGATTCTAAAAGGATGCTTGATTCTGGTGGAATGCCCTCTTCTCATTCTGCTACTGTGACAGCTCTAGCAATGGCTATAGGTCTACAAGAAGGGACAGGATCACCAACTTTTGCAATTGCAGTCGTCCTGGCCTGTGTT GTGATGTATGACGCATCAGGGGTCAGACTTCATGCCGGTCGGCAAGCAGAA TTGCTGAATCAAATTGTTTGCGAGTTTCCTCCAGAACATCCATTATCCAGTGTTAGACCTTTGCGTGAATTACTTGGGCACACTCCGCTTCAG GTGGTTGTTGGAGCTTTGGTGGGATGCATTGTAGCTTACCTGATGAGAAACACGGACTAG
- the LOC110628979 gene encoding uncharacterized membrane protein YuiD isoform X3 produces MLRFKEKRWDSKRMLDSGGMPSSHSATVTALAMAIGLQEGTGSPTFAIAVVLACVVMYDASGVRLHAGRQAELLNQIVCEFPPEHPLSSVRPLRELLGHTPLQVVVGALVGCIVAYLMRNTD; encoded by the exons ATGCTCAGGTTTAAAGAAAAGAGATGGGATTCTAAAAGGATGCTTGATTCTGGTGGAATGCCCTCTTCTCATTCTGCTACTGTGACAGCTCTAGCAATGGCTATAGGTCTACAAGAAGGGACAGGATCACCAACTTTTGCAATTGCAGTCGTCCTGGCCTGTGTT GTGATGTATGACGCATCAGGGGTCAGACTTCATGCCGGTCGGCAAGCAGAA TTGCTGAATCAAATTGTTTGCGAGTTTCCTCCAGAACATCCATTATCCAGTGTTAGACCTTTGCGTGAATTACTTGGGCACACTCCGCTTCAG GTGGTTGTTGGAGCTTTGGTGGGATGCATTGTAGCTTACCTGATGAGAAACACGGACTAG
- the LOC122721483 gene encoding uncharacterized protein Mb2253c-like: MDGASGAGGSGAGIILKGPEGFKVCYALRLEFNASNNVAEYEVLINGMLVAIEVGATDLKVNIDSQLVINQIMGVYQARDPTMQNYLAKVRAIEAELKSRGIMVRYQRIPREKNEEADMLSRLTRKELEQLPDEVYIQHVNIPAFGKANAMMEVEEGQNWMTPYLEYLERGKLPEDKAEARKIAARVANYQVVRGTLYRRGKSSP; encoded by the coding sequence ATGGACGGGGCATCCGGGGCTGGGGGCAGCGGTGCAGGGATAATACTGAAGGGACCGGAAGGGTTCAAAGTTTGTTATGCCTTACGCTTAGAATTCAATGCCTCCAATAATGTAGCAGAATATGAGGTCCTAATAAATGGGATGCTGGTGGCAATAgaggtaggggcaaccgacctcaaGGTAAATATCGACTCTCAACTAGTGATTAACCAGATAATGGGGGTATATCAGGCTAGAGACCCTACTATGCAGAATTACCTGGCGAAGGTAAGggccatagaagccgagctcaagaGCCGGGGGATTATGGTAAGataccaaagaatacctcgggagAAAAATGAAGAGGCAGACATGCTAAGCCGATTGACTAGGAAAGAGCTGGAGCAGCTCCCAGATGAGGTGTACATACAACACGTTAACATTCCTGCTTTCGGTAAAGCAAATGCCATGATGGAAGTCGAAGAAGGGCAgaactggatgaccccatatCTTGAATATTTGGAAAGAGGAAAGCTCCCTGAGGACAAAGCTGAGGCAAGGAAAATTGCGGCCCGGGTAGCTAACTACCAAGTAGTGAGAGGAACTTTATACCGAAGAGGGAAATCCAGTCCGTGA